A single genomic interval of Dysidea avara chromosome 6, odDysAvar1.4, whole genome shotgun sequence harbors:
- the LOC136259251 gene encoding NACHT, LRR and PYD domains-containing protein 12-like → MTALQSKEKLVFIDHYSKLCDTITDIDSLLPHFVQENIIPVDDLEDTSSLTKLGKVKKLLSHISGPLKANNLAGFYTMLSIMEEHGTQATRELASTIRSLVTADHSPSKHIMAEGTLKQCKDYLKSSYLNRPKESNKWSKLGGISLHIGVTILKAKYLAPSFLEEHSMGIANHRNDHFTIEEILSSGYGKIILIEGDPGAGKTTLTFNICKQWANGNLLVNDFVFWVPLRHYQNVASLTELFDKLNCCMMKEHAQQNNGKGLVFILDGWDELPDYLQSQSFFHDIIFEKTALTCSTIIVTSRPSCSDYIAEAVQDYHYQILGFTPEKAFMYIDNYFGNDLQSAKSLLDFLKDRKHLHRHFYIPITVVIMCFVYHRSGNQLPETLSKLYKWFVLLCIRSNISESQKLNFTNVQNVPEKLKPLFSKLCKVAFDMLKLGKLQFLEKELKFSQEDLEPFGAQYNERFDGFGLLHIEHVTNDFADREKCYSFIHRAVQELLAAMSILESNNVEETIDQYFHEDSYLMNVFPFLFGLMPKMLLESLSDNLIQILVQSGFNRKLLSVMLHCLFEAQDDGLCCKFSFAFSEFKSINIQLNTHLEYRYAFYFLSVCQWRKMNLNLLSLFALTDSDAEVMAKYFCGSSTDVASLVLAIQLSQKGMKDLSKLLSYQHNLVSLKLYSYALHSRGCVKVLCDNICQYCTELTKLRLPCAELSEEDLDSLSCLLSLSKSLKALQLHGCVLVEGASLSCFCGALCQSISLTSLSFIGCSLSQADCETLGKALSQKINLRELNILEMLIDDCLDPILSGLATNVILKLFRVSPKSPQSTHLVGQWLERCFVSNHSLTTADFTGYPTSLDRYILWSSSQVCSICTGLQSNNSLVTLDISGCYIDKTASDAVCVMLSLNTSLQHLFLNPVHMEKPEAVAIIDTCNTSTTLKVLSLVKSMKSKFPFFTDQEVNNVLSFRQSSLNVIWEVQDYYAAKDKVHSTH, encoded by the exons ATGACTGCATTACAAAGCAAAGAAAAACTAGTATTCATAGATCACTACTCCAAGCTATGTGACACCATCACAGACATTGACAGCTTACTACCACATTTTGTGCAAGAAAACATCATTCCAGTAGATGACTTGGAAGATACCAGTTCACTAACAAAATTAGGAAAAGTTAAAAAGTTACTATCACACATTTCTGGTCCTCTGAAGGCCAATAACTTGGCAGGATTTTATACTATGTTGAGTATAATGGAGGAACATGGTACACAAGCCACAAGAGAGTTGGCCAGTACAATAAGAAGTCTTGTCACTGCTGATCATAGTCCATCTAAACATATCATGGCAGAAG GTACTCTGAAGCAATGCAAAGATTATCTGAAATCGTCCTATCTTAACAGACCAAAGGAATCTAACAAGTGGTCTAAGTTAGGAGGAATTTCACTTCATATAGGAGTTACTATACTAAAAGCAAAGTATCTGGCACCATCATTTTTAGAAGAGCACAGTATGGGAATAGCTAATCACAGAAATGACCATTTTACAATTGAGGAGATATTGTCTAGTGGGTATGGAAAGATCATACTGATTGAAGGAGATCCTGGTGCTGGTAAAACAACATTAACCTTTAATATCTGTAAGCAATGGGCTAACGGTAATTTATTAGTAAATGATTTTGTGTTCTGGGTACCACTTCGTCACTACCAAAATGTGGCCAGTCTTACTGAGCTATTTGATAAGCTTAACTGTTGTATGATGAAAGAGCATGCCCAGCAGAATAATGGTAAGGGATTGGTGTTTATACTAGATGGATGGGATGAGCTTCCTGACTACTTACAATCACAATCTTTCTTTCATGACATCATCTTCGAAAAGACTGCACTTACTTGTTCTACCATTATAGTAACATCTCGACCTTCTTGTTCTGATTACATAGCTGAGGCAGTGCAAGATTACCATTACCAAATACTGGGATTTACTCCTGAGAAAGCTTTTATGTACATTGATAATTACTTTGGAAATGATTTGCAGTCTGCTAAATCTTTGTTAGATTTTCTCAAAGACCGCAAGCATCTTCATCGACATTTCTACATTCCTATTACAGTTGTGATAATGTGTTTTGTGTACCATAGAAGTGGAAATCAGCTGCCAGAGACACTGTCTAAACTTTACAAGTGGTTTGTGCTACTTTGTATTCGGTCTAACATTTCTGAAAGTCAAAAACTAAACTTTACTAATGTACAAAATGTACCTGAGAAATTAAAGCCACTATTTAGTAAGCTGTGCAAAGTAGCATTTGATATGTTAAAGCTTGGTAAGCTACAATTCCTTGAAAAGGAACTAAAATTCTCCCAAGAAGATTTAGAGCCATTTGGTGCTCAGTATAATGAGAGATTTGATGGGTTTGGATTGCTTCATATTGAGCATGTTACTAATGATTTTGCTGATAGGGAAAAGTGTTATAGCTTCATTCATCGTGCAGTACAGGAACTTTTAGCAGCCATGTCAATATTGGAATCAAACAATGTAGAAGAAACAATTGATCAGTACTTTCACGAGGACTCTTATTTGATGAATGTTTTTCCATTTTTATTTGGTCTGATGCCCAAAATGCTACTGGAGTCATTGTCTGACAACCTAATACAAATACTTGTACAGTCTGGTTTTAACAGAAAGCTGCTTAGTGTTATGTTACACTGTTTGTTTGAGGCACAAGATGATGGTCTTTGCTGCAAATTTAGTTTTGCTTTCAGTGAGTTTAAAAGTATCAACATTCAGCTAAATACACATTTAGAATATCGTTATGCATTTTACTTTCTCTCTGTTTGTCAGTGGAGAAAAATGAATCTCAACCTTTTGTCACTGTTTGCATTAACAGACAGTGATGCTGAAGTGATGGCCAAGTATTTTTGTGGTTCCTCAACTGATGTTGCCTCCCTAGTATTAGCTATCCAGTTATCGCAGAAAGGAATGAAGGACTTATCTAAACTGCTTTCATATCAACATAATTTGGTATCACTGAAGCTTTACTCTTATGCATTACACTCCAGAGGTTGTGTAAAGGTCCTTTGTGACAACATCTGTCAATATTGTACAGAGCTCACTAAACTGCGATTGCCTTGTGCAGAACTCAGTGAAGAAGATTTAGACAGCCTTTCTTGCCTTCTTAGCTTATCAAAATCACTAAAAGCTTTACAGCTGCATGGATGTGTACTTGTTGAAGGAGCATCATTAAGTTGTTTCTGTGGTGCACTTTGTCAGTCGATATCCCTCACAAGTTTAAGTTTTATTGGTTGTAGCTTGTCTCAGGCTGACTGTGAGACACTTGGGAAAGCATTAAGTCAAAAAATTAACTTAAGGGAGTTAAACATATTGGAAATGCTTATTGATGATTGTTTAGACCCAATACTGAGTGGCCTAGCAACTAACGTAATATTAAAGCTGTTTAGGGTGTCACCGAAATCGCCACAGTCTACCCATCTTGTTGGTCAATGGTTGGAGAGATGTTTTGTCTCCAATCATTCGCTTACTACAGCTGACTTCACTGGTTACCCGACTAGTTTAGACAGATATATTTTGTGGTCATCTTCACAGGTATGCTCTATCTGTACTGGTTTACAATCCAACAACAGTTTAGTAACACTGGACATTTCTGGTTGCTACATAGACAAGACAGCCAGTGATGCTGTGTGTGTCATGTTGTCACTAAACACATCATTACAACATCTCTTCCTTAATCCAGTCCACATGGAAAAACCAGAAGCTGTTGCTATAATTGACACTTGTAATACCAGCACCACACTGAAAGTGTTATCATTGGTTAAGTCGATGAAATCTAAGTTTCCATTTTTTACTGATCAAGAAGTTAACAATGTCTTGAGTTTTCGACAATCAAGTCTGAATGTTATCTG GGAAGTTCAAGATTATTATGCAGCCAAAGATAAAGTACACTCAACACATTGA
- the LOC136257503 gene encoding alpha-L-fucosidase-like isoform X2 yields MAENYPPGFSYADFAPMLKAELFDPDSWAKLFSDAGVKYIVLCSKHHSGFTVWPSKYSWNWNSMDTGPHRDVAGNLAAAIRNNTDIHFGLYYSLFEWFHPLYLQDKANKYKTQDYVSEVMLPQMYEIVNAYKPEVVWSDGDWEASDTYWNSTEFLAWLYNESPVKDSVVVNDRWGNADHCTHGGFYTCHDRFNPGKLFPHKYENAMTVQKTSWGYIRNTDISGYLTIEELLYELVSTVSTNGNLLMGVGPSCDGRIMPIIEERLLQMGSWLKINGEAIYKSKPWKHQQDSKNKDVWYTMDSNGKIVYAISLSWPGDFMLQLGDVTPTNQTVANLLGYSGDIKITYTNNGTPGVNATLPYLPPNTPLQWAWTLKFQSVL; encoded by the exons ATGGCAGAGAATTATCCTCCAGGATTCTCTTATGCTGACTTTGCACCAATGCTCAAAGCTGAATTATTTGACCCTGACTCATGGGCTAAGTTATTCTCAGATGCAGGAGTAAA GTATATAGTTTTGTGCAGCAAACATCATAGTGGCTTTACTGTTTGGCCATCCAAGTACTCATGGAACTGGAACAGTATGGATACTGGTCCACATAGAGATGTTGCTG GCAATCTTGCAGCTGCAATACGCAACAACACTGATATTCATTTTGGCCTGTATTATTCCTTATTTGAATGGTTTCATCCACTGTACCTTCAGGATAAGGCAAACAAATATAAAACACAAGACTATGTATCA GAGGTGATGCTTCCTCAAATGTATGAAATAGTGAATGCTTACAAACCTGAAGTGGTATGGTCAGATGGAGACTGGGAAGCCAGTGACACTTACTGGAACAGTACTGAGTTCTTAGCATGGCTTTACAATGAAAG CCCAGTTAAAGATTCTGTGGTTGTTAATGATCGTTGGGGTAATGCAGACCACTGTACTCATGGAGGATTCTATACCTGTCATGACAGATTTAACCCTG GTAAATTATTTCCACACAAGTATGAGAATGCTATGACAGTTCAAAAAACTTCTTGGGGTTACATTCGTAATACAGATATAAGTGGCTATCTTACTATTGAAGAGTTGCTGTATGAACTAGTCAGTACTGTTAG TACCAATGGTAATTTACTGATGGGTGTGGGACCCAGTTGTGATGGAAGAATAATGCCAATTATTGAAGAGAGGCTGCTGCAAATGG GATCTTGGTTGAAGATAAATGGTGAAGCTATTTATaagtcaaaaccatggaaacacCAGCAAGACTCTAAGAACAAGGATGTTTG GTACACAATGGATTCTAATGGGAAAATTGTCTATGCTATTTCCCTTTCTTGGCCTGGTGACTTCATGTTACAGTTGGGTGATGTAACACCTACCAACCAAACTGTGGCAAATCTACTGGGATATTCTGGTGACATAAAGATCACATATACAAACAATGGTACTCCAGGAGTTAATGCAACTCTTCCCTACCTCCCACCCAACACACCTTTACAATGGGCCTGGACTTTAAAATTCCAGTCTGTACTGTAG
- the LOC136257503 gene encoding alpha-L-fucosidase-like isoform X1: protein MVISQFSLILLSLFGIVVGEYQPNWSSLDSRPLPQWFDEAKFGLLICWGVYSVPSFGNEWFWYRWKGPNPQKEFVDFMAENYPPGFSYADFAPMLKAELFDPDSWAKLFSDAGVKYIVLCSKHHSGFTVWPSKYSWNWNSMDTGPHRDVAGNLAAAIRNNTDIHFGLYYSLFEWFHPLYLQDKANKYKTQDYVSEVMLPQMYEIVNAYKPEVVWSDGDWEASDTYWNSTEFLAWLYNESPVKDSVVVNDRWGNADHCTHGGFYTCHDRFNPGKLFPHKYENAMTVQKTSWGYIRNTDISGYLTIEELLYELVSTVSTNGNLLMGVGPSCDGRIMPIIEERLLQMGSWLKINGEAIYKSKPWKHQQDSKNKDVWYTMDSNGKIVYAISLSWPGDFMLQLGDVTPTNQTVANLLGYSGDIKITYTNNGTPGVNATLPYLPPNTPLQWAWTLKFQSVL, encoded by the exons ATGGTGATTTCACAGTTCTCACTGATTTTGTTGTCTTTGTTTGGCATAGTAGTTGGAGAGTATCAACCAAACTGGTCATCTCTGGACAGTCGTCCATTACCACAATGGTTTGATGAGGCTAAATTTGGACTTCTGATCTGTTGGGGAGTGTATAGTGTTCCTAGTTTTGGAAATGAGTGGTTCTGGTATAGGTGGAAAGGACCCAATCCACAAAAAGAGTTTGTAGACTTTATGGCAGAGAATTATCCTCCAGGATTCTCTTATGCTGACTTTGCACCAATGCTCAAAGCTGAATTATTTGACCCTGACTCATGGGCTAAGTTATTCTCAGATGCAGGAGTAAA GTATATAGTTTTGTGCAGCAAACATCATAGTGGCTTTACTGTTTGGCCATCCAAGTACTCATGGAACTGGAACAGTATGGATACTGGTCCACATAGAGATGTTGCTG GCAATCTTGCAGCTGCAATACGCAACAACACTGATATTCATTTTGGCCTGTATTATTCCTTATTTGAATGGTTTCATCCACTGTACCTTCAGGATAAGGCAAACAAATATAAAACACAAGACTATGTATCA GAGGTGATGCTTCCTCAAATGTATGAAATAGTGAATGCTTACAAACCTGAAGTGGTATGGTCAGATGGAGACTGGGAAGCCAGTGACACTTACTGGAACAGTACTGAGTTCTTAGCATGGCTTTACAATGAAAG CCCAGTTAAAGATTCTGTGGTTGTTAATGATCGTTGGGGTAATGCAGACCACTGTACTCATGGAGGATTCTATACCTGTCATGACAGATTTAACCCTG GTAAATTATTTCCACACAAGTATGAGAATGCTATGACAGTTCAAAAAACTTCTTGGGGTTACATTCGTAATACAGATATAAGTGGCTATCTTACTATTGAAGAGTTGCTGTATGAACTAGTCAGTACTGTTAG TACCAATGGTAATTTACTGATGGGTGTGGGACCCAGTTGTGATGGAAGAATAATGCCAATTATTGAAGAGAGGCTGCTGCAAATGG GATCTTGGTTGAAGATAAATGGTGAAGCTATTTATaagtcaaaaccatggaaacacCAGCAAGACTCTAAGAACAAGGATGTTTG GTACACAATGGATTCTAATGGGAAAATTGTCTATGCTATTTCCCTTTCTTGGCCTGGTGACTTCATGTTACAGTTGGGTGATGTAACACCTACCAACCAAACTGTGGCAAATCTACTGGGATATTCTGGTGACATAAAGATCACATATACAAACAATGGTACTCCAGGAGTTAATGCAACTCTTCCCTACCTCCCACCCAACACACCTTTACAATGGGCCTGGACTTTAAAATTCCAGTCTGTACTGTAG